In Haemophilus parainfluenzae, one genomic interval encodes:
- the mnmC gene encoding bifunctional tRNA (5-methylaminomethyl-2-thiouridine)(34)-methyltransferase MnmD/FAD-dependent 5-carboxymethylaminomethyl-2-thiouridine(34) oxidoreductase MnmC has translation MFTIQHAKIHFNQENTPVSDKFDDVYFSNQDGLAETHYVFLEGNQLWERWVNYQEAHFVIAETGFGTGLNFFAVTTLFREFRQKHPDSPLKRLYFISFEKYPLLLDALQQAHLAYPQFSHLAQHLQQHWLNPIQGCYRFHFDETTLDLWFGDVAENLPQLGDYMNSKIDAWFLDGFAPSKNPDMWNEQLYQQMFRFTKLQGTFATFTAASAVRKGLENAGFNIKKRKGFGKKRECLSGQKTQEKLTALSTSWFHSQPANLKEQDIAIIGGGVASLCTAISLVKRGAKITIYCEDEQTALNASGNKQGAFYPQLSDDNERNIRFYIHAFAYGHQFLQWAIQQQIEFEYEFCGVALCAYNEKAESKLNKIAKLNLPSDLYQSLNQTELSEKVGLPLPFGGAFIPKGAWLAPRQLVQHAFAFLEKKGVQIKTSQKATELSQTENGWQITTAENETFCHEVVVLANGHKLTEFEQTQKLPLYPVRGQVSQIPTSEKLLKLKTVLCYDGYLTPVDQAKTSHCIGASHVRDNATREFSLTEQQENQQKIQQNIPEEWTKEVDTSGNLARIGVRCSVRDLTPIIGAVPHFSAQQTQYQNLFNLRRRKQPIEQAENYPNLYLIGALGSRGLTSAPFLGETLASLIYGEPLPMSEDLIHNLMPNRSWVRRWLKGAEVK, from the coding sequence ATGTTCACCATTCAGCACGCAAAAATTCATTTTAACCAAGAGAATACGCCTGTTTCGGATAAATTTGATGATGTGTATTTTTCTAATCAAGATGGTTTAGCGGAAACCCACTATGTGTTTTTAGAAGGTAATCAGTTGTGGGAACGTTGGGTTAATTATCAAGAAGCCCACTTTGTTATTGCTGAAACGGGGTTTGGCACAGGATTAAATTTCTTTGCGGTGACTACGCTATTCCGTGAATTTCGTCAAAAACACCCTGATTCGCCTTTAAAACGCCTTTATTTTATCTCTTTTGAAAAATACCCTTTGCTACTTGATGCATTACAACAAGCCCATTTAGCTTATCCGCAATTTTCTCATCTTGCTCAGCATTTACAACAGCATTGGCTTAATCCCATTCAAGGTTGCTATCGTTTTCATTTTGATGAAACCACGTTAGATCTTTGGTTTGGCGATGTCGCTGAAAATCTGCCACAGCTGGGCGATTATATGAATAGTAAAATTGATGCGTGGTTTTTAGATGGTTTTGCACCAAGTAAAAACCCCGACATGTGGAACGAGCAGCTTTATCAGCAAATGTTTCGTTTTACCAAGCTACAAGGCACCTTTGCGACTTTTACTGCGGCAAGTGCGGTGAGAAAAGGCTTAGAAAATGCGGGCTTTAATATTAAGAAACGCAAAGGCTTTGGTAAAAAACGGGAATGTCTTTCTGGTCAAAAAACGCAGGAAAAACTGACCGCACTTTCTACATCCTGGTTTCATAGTCAGCCAGCCAATCTCAAAGAACAAGATATTGCCATTATTGGTGGTGGGGTTGCCTCGCTTTGTACAGCTATTTCATTGGTTAAACGTGGGGCTAAAATCACAATTTATTGCGAAGATGAACAAACTGCCCTCAATGCATCTGGCAATAAACAGGGTGCCTTTTATCCGCAACTGAGCGATGATAACGAGCGTAATATTCGTTTTTATATTCATGCTTTTGCCTATGGCCATCAATTTCTACAATGGGCAATTCAACAACAAATCGAATTTGAATATGAGTTCTGTGGTGTCGCACTTTGTGCTTACAATGAGAAAGCTGAAAGTAAATTAAATAAAATCGCTAAGCTGAATTTGCCTTCTGATTTATATCAGTCACTAAACCAAACTGAATTAAGTGAAAAAGTGGGCTTACCGTTACCTTTTGGTGGCGCTTTTATCCCTAAAGGCGCTTGGCTTGCACCACGTCAGTTAGTTCAACATGCTTTTGCCTTTTTAGAAAAAAAAGGTGTCCAGATTAAAACCTCACAAAAAGCAACCGAACTTTCTCAAACAGAAAATGGTTGGCAAATCACCACTGCTGAAAATGAAACTTTCTGCCATGAAGTGGTTGTTTTAGCAAACGGACATAAACTCACTGAGTTTGAGCAAACACAAAAACTCCCACTCTATCCTGTTCGAGGACAAGTGAGCCAAATTCCGACATCGGAAAAGTTACTTAAACTCAAAACCGTGTTGTGCTATGACGGCTACCTGACGCCAGTCGATCAAGCAAAAACCAGTCATTGTATTGGTGCAAGTCATGTTCGTGATAATGCGACTCGTGAATTTAGCCTAACTGAACAGCAAGAAAATCAACAAAAAATTCAGCAAAATATACCTGAAGAATGGACAAAAGAAGTGGATACATCGGGTAATCTTGCTCGAATCGGTGTGCGTTGTTCGGTACGTGATCTTACGCCAATAATAGGCGCTGTTCCGCATTTTTCAGCTCAGCAAACACAATATCAAAATTTGTTTAATTTACGCCGCCGTAAACAGCCAATAGAACAAGCTGAAAACTACCCTAATCTCTACTTAATCGGCGCATTAGGCTCTAGAGGATTAACTTCTGCGCCATTTTTGGGTGAAACACTGGCTTCCTTAATTTATGGTGAACCCTTACCGATGAGTGAAGATCTGATTCATAACTTAATGCCAAACCGCAGTTGGGTCAGACGCTGGTTGAAAGGTGCTGAGGTGAAATAA
- the fabB gene encoding beta-ketoacyl-ACP synthase I codes for MKRAVITGFGIISSIGNNKEEVLASLKAGKSGIEVVPEFIEMKMRSHVAGTIKLDPSEHIDRKVYRFMGDAAAYAYLSMREAIEDSGLTEDQVSNDRTGLVIGAGTGSAHNQLVACDAVRGPRGVKAIGPYAVTKTMASSVSACLATPYKIRGVNYSISSACATSAHCIGHAVELIQLGKQDVVFAGGAEELSWECATEFDAMGAVSTKYNDTPEKASRAYDADRDGFVIAGGGAVVVVEELEHALARGAKIYAEIVGYGATSDGYDMVAPSGEGAERCMKQAMATVDTQIDYINVHGTSTPVGDVKELGAIKNVFGDKIPAISSTKSMTGHSLGAAGAHEAIYTLLMLHNDFIAPSINIEKLDEAAEGCNIVTETKENAGLQTVMSNSFGFGGTNATLVFKRYNG; via the coding sequence ATGAAAAGAGCTGTAATTACTGGTTTTGGTATTATTTCAAGTATCGGTAACAACAAAGAAGAAGTTTTGGCTTCATTAAAAGCAGGTAAATCTGGTATTGAAGTCGTGCCTGAGTTTATTGAAATGAAAATGCGTAGCCATGTTGCCGGCACAATCAAACTTGATCCGAGCGAGCATATCGATCGTAAAGTGTATCGTTTTATGGGTGATGCGGCAGCTTATGCATACCTTTCTATGCGTGAAGCGATTGAAGATTCAGGTTTAACAGAAGATCAAGTTTCAAATGACCGTACAGGTCTTGTAATCGGTGCAGGTACTGGTTCAGCTCACAACCAATTAGTGGCTTGTGACGCAGTACGTGGTCCACGCGGTGTGAAAGCGATTGGTCCTTATGCGGTAACTAAAACCATGGCATCAAGTGTGTCAGCTTGTTTAGCAACTCCTTACAAAATCCGCGGTGTGAATTACTCAATCAGCTCTGCTTGTGCAACGTCTGCACACTGTATCGGTCACGCAGTTGAATTAATCCAATTAGGTAAACAAGATGTGGTTTTCGCGGGTGGTGCGGAAGAATTATCTTGGGAATGTGCAACTGAATTCGATGCAATGGGTGCGGTTTCAACTAAATACAATGATACCCCAGAAAAAGCTTCTCGTGCTTACGATGCAGACCGTGATGGTTTCGTTATCGCAGGTGGTGGTGCTGTTGTAGTGGTTGAAGAATTAGAACACGCATTAGCACGTGGCGCAAAAATCTACGCAGAAATCGTGGGCTATGGTGCAACCTCTGATGGTTACGACATGGTAGCGCCAAGTGGTGAAGGTGCAGAGCGTTGTATGAAACAAGCAATGGCAACGGTAGATACCCAAATTGATTACATCAACGTACACGGTACATCAACACCAGTTGGTGACGTGAAAGAATTAGGTGCGATCAAAAATGTATTTGGTGACAAAATTCCAGCGATTTCTTCAACCAAATCAATGACTGGTCACTCTTTAGGTGCAGCAGGTGCACACGAAGCAATCTATACCTTATTAATGCTACACAATGACTTCATTGCACCAAGCATTAATATTGAAAAATTAGACGAAGCGGCAGAAGGCTGCAATATCGTGACTGAAACAAAAGAAAATGCAGGCTTACAAACTGTCATGTCAAACAGCTTTGGTTTTGGTGGTACAAACGCAACTTTAGTGTTCAAACGCTATAACGGCTAA
- a CDS encoding tetratricopeptide repeat protein, with amino-acid sequence MKTLAKLLLLTTLTLSSSAFAMKTIDLVDKAQMTEQQKMDLAQKLAEKQDWKAVFEIMYPLALEGNLQAQSNLGMLYNLGRGVDENKELAYWWFSEAAERGSIKAINNLAVMYFNGNNYVKQDTAQAIKLFETSATKDPDAMLTLGEIYTNQKEFTKAFEWFQKAANAGSNEGRFRLARLYEEGIGTQVNIGLAKLLYLEIMNTAKKDEIKEIARQRLQRLSLY; translated from the coding sequence ATGAAGACATTAGCCAAACTTTTACTCCTCACCACGCTCACCTTAAGCAGTTCAGCATTTGCGATGAAAACCATTGATTTGGTCGATAAAGCGCAAATGACAGAGCAGCAAAAAATGGATCTGGCGCAAAAACTGGCTGAGAAACAAGATTGGAAAGCCGTTTTTGAAATTATGTATCCTTTAGCTTTGGAAGGTAATTTACAAGCGCAAAGCAATTTAGGGATGCTTTATAATTTAGGTCGTGGAGTGGATGAAAATAAAGAGTTGGCTTATTGGTGGTTTAGTGAAGCTGCTGAGCGAGGCAGTATTAAAGCTATCAATAATTTGGCGGTCATGTATTTCAACGGCAACAACTATGTAAAACAAGATACCGCTCAAGCGATTAAATTATTTGAAACCAGTGCGACAAAAGATCCTGATGCCATGCTTACATTAGGGGAGATTTATACCAATCAGAAAGAATTTACCAAAGCCTTTGAATGGTTCCAAAAAGCTGCGAATGCGGGAAGCAATGAGGGGCGATTCCGTTTGGCTCGTTTGTATGAAGAAGGGATTGGGACACAAGTCAATATTGGTTTGGCCAAATTGCTTTATTTGGAAATTATGAATACGGCGAAAAAGGATGAAATCAAAGAAATCGCCAGACAGCGATTACAACGTTTAAGCTTGTATTAA
- a CDS encoding acetolactate synthase 3 large subunit translates to MKKLSGAEMVVQSLRDEGVEYLFGYPGGAVLDIYDAIHTLGGIEHILVRHEQAAVHMADGYARATGKVGCVLVTSGPGATNAITGILTAYTDSVPMVIISGQVMSSLIGRDAFQECDMVGISRPVVKHSFIVKKAEDIPGILKKAFYIASTGRPGPVVVDIPKDTVNPTLKYPYEYPKSVELRSYNPTVNGHKGQIKKALKALLVAKKPVLFVGGGAIAAGCHEELTQFAQRLNLPVTSSLMGLGVYPSTDKQFLGMLGMHGTYEANTAMHESDLILGVGVRFDDRTTNNLDKYCPNAKVIQIDIDPTSISKNVPAAIPIVGNAKNVLDEFLSLLGEEIGSRPQNHLEDWWKQIDEWKAKKCLDFDRTSGVIKPQQVMEAVYRITKGQAYVASDVGQHQMFAALHYPFDLPRRWINSGGAGTMGFGLPAALGVKLAHPDATVVCVTGDGSIQMNIQELSTATQYGIPVVVICLNNHFLGMVKQWQDLIYSGRHSQTYMNSLPDFVKLAESYGHVGIQISTPDELESKLQEAFSIKNKLVFVDINVDETEHVYPMQVRGGAMNEMILSKPQEENE, encoded by the coding sequence ATGAAGAAATTATCCGGTGCGGAAATGGTGGTTCAGTCTTTGCGTGACGAAGGCGTTGAGTATTTATTTGGTTATCCGGGCGGTGCCGTATTGGATATTTATGATGCAATTCATACTCTTGGTGGGATTGAACATATTTTAGTTCGTCATGAGCAAGCTGCGGTACATATGGCAGATGGTTATGCGCGTGCGACAGGTAAAGTAGGTTGTGTGTTAGTAACATCAGGACCAGGTGCGACCAATGCGATTACAGGTATTTTGACCGCTTATACTGATTCTGTGCCAATGGTGATCATTTCAGGTCAGGTAATGAGTAGCTTAATCGGTCGTGATGCGTTCCAAGAATGTGATATGGTGGGGATTTCTCGCCCAGTGGTTAAACACAGCTTTATCGTTAAAAAAGCTGAAGACATTCCGGGTATCTTGAAAAAAGCCTTTTATATTGCTTCAACAGGCCGTCCAGGTCCCGTTGTCGTAGATATTCCAAAAGATACCGTAAACCCAACATTAAAATATCCTTACGAATATCCAAAATCTGTTGAGCTTCGTTCTTATAATCCAACGGTAAATGGTCACAAAGGTCAAATTAAGAAAGCGTTAAAAGCATTATTAGTGGCTAAAAAACCGGTTTTATTCGTGGGTGGTGGGGCAATTGCGGCAGGTTGTCATGAAGAATTAACGCAATTTGCACAACGTTTAAATTTACCAGTAACTTCATCATTAATGGGGTTAGGCGTATATCCAAGTACCGATAAACAATTTTTAGGCATGCTTGGGATGCACGGGACTTATGAAGCTAATACAGCGATGCATGAAAGTGATTTAATTCTTGGTGTTGGGGTGCGCTTTGACGACCGTACCACTAATAACTTAGATAAATATTGCCCGAATGCCAAAGTGATTCAGATTGATATTGACCCAACCTCTATTTCTAAAAACGTACCTGCCGCGATTCCAATTGTAGGTAATGCGAAAAATGTATTGGATGAATTCTTAAGTTTATTAGGTGAAGAAATCGGTTCGCGTCCGCAAAATCACTTAGAAGATTGGTGGAAACAAATCGATGAATGGAAAGCGAAAAAATGCTTAGATTTCGATCGCACTTCAGGCGTCATCAAACCACAGCAAGTGATGGAAGCGGTGTATCGCATTACAAAAGGCCAAGCTTATGTAGCATCAGATGTAGGTCAGCACCAAATGTTTGCCGCATTGCATTATCCGTTTGATTTACCGCGTCGTTGGATCAATTCAGGTGGTGCGGGTACCATGGGCTTTGGTTTACCTGCTGCATTAGGGGTGAAACTTGCACATCCTGACGCAACTGTAGTTTGTGTAACGGGTGATGGCAGTATTCAAATGAATATCCAAGAGCTTTCAACAGCGACACAATATGGCATTCCAGTTGTGGTGATTTGTTTGAATAACCACTTCTTAGGCATGGTGAAGCAATGGCAAGATTTGATTTACTCTGGCCGCCATTCTCAAACTTATATGAATTCTTTACCAGATTTCGTGAAGTTAGCAGAATCTTATGGTCATGTGGGGATTCAAATTTCGACACCAGATGAATTAGAAAGCAAATTACAAGAAGCCTTCAGCATTAAAAATAAATTGGTTTTTGTTGATATTAACGTTGATGAAACCGAACACGTTTACCCAATGCAAGTTCGCGGCGGGGCGATGAATGAGATGATCTTAAGCAAACCACAAGAGGAGAACGAATAA